One genomic window of Pseudomonas chlororaphis subsp. piscium includes the following:
- a CDS encoding DUF3313 domain-containing protein, whose translation MKLASMMSTLCLASLGLVGCSSNITQPDEYSGFLGDYSQLKEAKSPSGVEVMRWVDPKLDLKQYRSVYIEPTQFYPKPQPTVKIPQNTLYGINRYYDEALKREIGKDLPLATAPGPGVIVVRAAITAVSSKTEGLKPYEIIPIALVAAAVSTASGIRDQETTLGTEAQFIDGGNNKVIAQVVRKGSGKPLQNDTQVMQPADVKNVIDGWASDLHQSFNKLKKQ comes from the coding sequence ATGAAGCTCGCATCAATGATGAGCACGCTGTGCCTGGCCTCCCTAGGGTTGGTGGGCTGTTCCAGCAACATCACCCAGCCCGACGAGTATTCCGGTTTTCTCGGCGACTACAGCCAGCTCAAGGAAGCCAAGTCACCGTCGGGTGTCGAGGTGATGCGCTGGGTCGATCCCAAGCTGGACCTGAAGCAGTACCGCAGCGTCTATATCGAGCCCACCCAGTTCTATCCCAAGCCGCAGCCAACGGTGAAGATCCCGCAGAACACCCTGTACGGCATCAACCGCTATTACGACGAGGCGCTCAAGCGCGAGATCGGCAAGGACTTGCCGCTAGCCACCGCACCGGGCCCGGGCGTGATTGTGGTGCGCGCGGCGATCACCGCCGTGAGCAGCAAGACCGAAGGCCTGAAGCCTTACGAAATCATTCCCATCGCCCTGGTGGCGGCGGCGGTGAGCACGGCCAGCGGGATCCGCGACCAGGAGACCACCCTGGGTACCGAGGCGCAGTTCATCGACGGCGGCAACAACAAGGTGATCGCCCAGGTGGTGCGCAAGGGCAGCGGCAAGCCGCTGCAGAACGACACCCAGGTCATGCAGCCTGCGGACGTGAAAAACGTCATCGACGGCTGGGCCTCCGACCTGCATCAGTCCTTCAACAAGCTGAAAAAACAGTAG
- the tpx gene encoding thiol peroxidase, with amino-acid sequence MAQVTLKGNPVQVNGQLPQAGSKAPAFSLVGAGLADITLSSFAGKRKVLNIFPSVDTPTCATSVRKFNAQANDLNNTVVLCISADLPFAQARFCGAEGLENVQNLSTLRGREFIENYGVAIADGPLAGLTARAVVVLDENDTVLHSELVKEIAEEPNYDAALAVLK; translated from the coding sequence ATGGCTCAAGTCACCCTTAAAGGCAACCCGGTTCAAGTCAACGGCCAACTGCCACAAGCCGGCTCCAAGGCGCCAGCGTTTTCCCTGGTGGGCGCCGGTCTGGCCGACATCACCCTGAGCAGCTTTGCCGGCAAGCGCAAAGTGCTGAACATCTTCCCAAGCGTCGACACCCCGACCTGCGCCACCTCCGTGCGCAAGTTCAACGCCCAGGCCAACGACCTGAACAATACCGTGGTGCTGTGCATCTCGGCTGACCTGCCGTTCGCCCAGGCCCGTTTCTGCGGCGCCGAAGGCCTGGAAAACGTGCAGAACCTGTCGACCCTGCGTGGTCGCGAGTTCATCGAAAACTACGGCGTGGCCATTGCCGACGGCCCGCTGGCCGGCCTGACCGCCCGCGCGGTGGTGGTGCTGGACGAGAACGACACCGTGCTGCACAGCGAGCTGGTCAAGGAAATCGCTGAAGAACCGAACTACGACGCGGCCTTGGCCGTTCTGAAGTAA
- a CDS encoding SRPBCC family protein codes for MPVVERTTFIAGRSPAQVLDFCLEGANFPKIFPERITPLRGVDINNLRISAGRQFSFRHWMWGVIPATWTVVIREVSDRHFVDEMLKGPLRAFRHEHRVEACDGGTLYTDRVTYRALGGAPLEWLVVNACMARIFEARHRNMLRLLRLLRLLR; via the coding sequence ATGCCCGTGGTAGAGCGCACGACTTTCATCGCCGGTCGCAGCCCGGCCCAGGTGCTGGATTTCTGTCTTGAAGGCGCCAACTTCCCGAAGATCTTTCCCGAGCGCATCACCCCCTTGCGGGGCGTGGACATCAATAACCTGCGGATCAGCGCCGGGCGCCAGTTCAGCTTTCGGCACTGGATGTGGGGTGTCATACCGGCGACATGGACGGTTGTTATACGTGAAGTCAGCGATCGCCATTTCGTCGACGAGATGCTCAAGGGACCGCTGCGCGCCTTCCGTCATGAACACCGGGTCGAGGCCTGCGACGGGGGTACCCTGTATACCGACCGGGTGACTTATCGGGCACTGGGCGGCGCACCTTTGGAATGGCTGGTGGTCAATGCCTGCATGGCGCGCATTTTCGAGGCCCGGCATCGCAACATGCTGCGCTTGCTGCGCTTGCTGCGCTTGCTGCGCTGA
- a CDS encoding DUF934 domain-containing protein yields MNNLLRLQDGQAGRVEDDPWSLVREVDGPLPAGPLILPLARWLIRRIEHEPARDGVWLGPDDEVESLRPWLKLIPLIALDFPSFRDGRAYSQAYLLRTRLGWMGELRAVGDVLRDQLSHMRQCGFDSFAIREDKCADDALKGLAGMSVLYGRSAIEPRPLFRRR; encoded by the coding sequence ATGAATAATCTGTTGCGCTTGCAAGATGGCCAGGCTGGGCGGGTCGAGGACGATCCCTGGAGCCTGGTGCGCGAAGTGGACGGCCCGCTGCCCGCGGGGCCGCTGATCTTGCCGCTGGCCCGCTGGCTGATCCGCCGCATCGAGCACGAGCCGGCGCGGGACGGGGTCTGGCTCGGTCCGGACGACGAGGTGGAAAGCCTCAGGCCCTGGCTCAAGCTGATCCCGCTGATCGCCCTGGACTTCCCCAGCTTCCGTGACGGCCGCGCTTATAGCCAGGCCTACCTGCTGCGCACCCGGCTGGGCTGGATGGGCGAACTGCGGGCAGTGGGCGATGTGCTGCGCGACCAGCTCAGCCATATGCGCCAATGCGGTTTTGACAGCTTTGCCATCCGCGAAGACAAATGCGCCGACGATGCCCTCAAGGGGCTGGCGGGCATGAGCGTGCTCTACGGGCGCTCGGCGATCGAGCCGCGGCCGCTGTTCCGGCGTCGCTGA